The following coding sequences lie in one Vitis vinifera cultivar Pinot Noir 40024 chromosome 19, ASM3070453v1 genomic window:
- the LOC104877562 gene encoding uncharacterized protein LOC104877562, translating into MDDANSSVSNQENEDVGNMARTVLNRNPGKDKGKRRCIGSEKKLLKPAMEESLMLNRPLKRVRSLEHQIPIQRPSHFIHQMAPNPISSPASLRFGLPFSMPTHVEQQMISFSPNDSELEPYSNHRLLQYWSSVLNLSPRGRTMMPTMLTNGLVQDGGGVFRPSTIGPPNAKLYRGVRQRQWGKWVAEIRLPRNRRRLWLGTFDTAEEAALAYDREAFKQRGENARLNFPHLFVHQKSEDMGTLMASNSASSYFSHITNKNPLPQQNQQHLQQVQGETNSPVWQMGMVPSALGHSPKKDLAKPSFKGKCPADLRSSEITVQAQALTPGSGTGEGISEFSNPVWGDTTETWYNSVSAGMVPVSPLWDYFDAANHLLPQPRTTFPSSQPQDSSSTTVQQPQDNYAA; encoded by the coding sequence ATGGATGATGCTAATAGTAGTGTATCAAATCAAGAGAATGAAGATGTTGGCAACATGGCTCGGACTGTACTGAACCGGAATCCAGGTAAAGACAAGGGCAAGAGACGTTGTATTGGCTCAGAGAAGAAACTGTTAAAGCCAGCCATGGAAGAGTCATTGATGCTGAATAGGCCTCTTAAGAGGGTCAGAAGCCTGGAACATCAAATCCCAATTCAACGACCTTCTCATTTCATCCATCAAATGGCTCCAAATCCTATTTCTTCTCCAGCTTCCTTAAGGTTTGGTCTTCCCTTTTCCATGCCAACCCATGTGGAGCAACAAATGATCTCTTTTTCACCAAATGACTCTGAGTTGGAGCCTTACTCGAACCATAGGCTTCTCCAGTATTGGAGCAGTGTGCTTAATCTAAGTCCTCGAGGAAGAACGATGATGCCAACAATGCTGACAAATGGACTAGTCCAAGATGGAGGTGGTGTTTTTAGGCCTTCAACCATTGGTCCGCCCAACGCCAAGCTCTACAGAGGAGTGAGGCAACGCCAATGGGGCAAATGGGTGGCTGAGATACGTCTCCCTCGCAACAGGAGGCGCCTATGGTTAGGTACATTCGACACAGCAGAGGAGGCTGCTTTGGCCTATGACCGAGAGGCCTTCAAGCAAAGGGGAGAGAATGCACGCCTGAATTTCCCACATCTTTTCGTCCACCAGAAAAGTGAAGATATGGGAACCTTAATGGCTTCAAATTCAGCTTCTTCATATTTCTCCCATATCACCAATAAAAATCCCCTGCCCCAACAGAACCAACAGCATCTCCAGCAAGTCCAAGGAGAGACCAATTCACCAGTTTGGCAAATGGGAATGGTGCCTTCAGCGCTTGGGCATAGTCCTAAAAAAGATTTGGCCAAGCCCAGCTTTAAGGGCAAGTGTCCTGCTGATCTACGATCAAGCGAGATCACAGTCCAGGCTCAGGCACTCACACCAGGTTCTGGAACAGGGGAAGGCATATCTGAATTTTCCAATCCTGTATGGGGTGATACGACAGAGACTTGGTACAATTCAGTTTCAGCAGGTATGGTTCCTGTTAGCCCATTATGGGATTATTTTGATGCTGCAAATCATCTATTACCACAACCCAGAACAACTTTCCCTAGCTCTCAGCCACAGGACAGTAGTAGCACTACTGTCCAACAGCCCCAAGATAATTATGCAGCCTAA
- the LOC100260721 gene encoding uncharacterized protein LOC100260721: MASTVILVVVLIFDVIAFGLAVAAEQRRSTAQVVTDSEDNYKYCVYDSDISTGLGVGALLFLFASQAIIMVASRCFCCGKALNPGGSRAWAVILFITCWVTFLIAEICLLAGSVRNAYHTKYRTIFSEDPPSCETLRKGVFGAGAAFTFFTAILSELYYVCYSKARGSFPAYGGRETGVGMGTYS; encoded by the exons ATGGCTTCAACAGTGATACTGGTCGTGGTCTTAATCTTTGATGTCATTGCCTTTGGTTTAGCAGTTGCAGCTGAGCAGAGGAGAAGCACT GCCCAAGTTGTTACAGACAGTGAAGATAATTATAAGTACTGTGTCTATGACTCAGACATTTCAACCGGTTTGGGTGTTGGTGCACTTCTTTTCCTCTTCGCCAGTCAAGCCATTATAATGGTCGCAAGCCGATGCTTCTGCTGTGGGAAGGCTTTGAATCCTGGAGGTTCAAGGGCTTGGGCAGTCATCCTTTTCATAACTTGCTG GGTTACTTTTCTCATTGCTGAGATATGCCTGTTAGCGGGTTCAGTGAGGAATGCCTACCACACCAAGTACAGGACAATTTTCAGTGAGGATCCCCCGTCATGTGAGACCTTGAGAAAGGGTGTGTTTGGGGCAGGGGCCGCTTTCACATTCTTCACTGCCATACTCTCTGAACTCTACTATGTTTGCTATTCAAAAGCCAGAGGAAGCTTCCCAGCTTATGGTGGTAGAGAAACTGGTGTTGGGATGGGAACCTACAGCTGA
- the LOC132253443 gene encoding polyphenol oxidase, chloroplastic-like, producing the protein MDGSPIQVLPQRPKTSRTKKEKDEAIEVLVIEGIKVPHGAAARFDVYVAKPMEGQVGPDVGELAGSFVNLPHAHYKFHIKKPKSRLELGIISLVEDIEAESSEKLVVIILPRMGEV; encoded by the exons ATGGATGGG AGCCCCATTCAAGTGCTTCCACAGAGACCTAAGACTTCCAGGACCAAGAAAGAGAAAGATGAAGCAATAGAAGTACTGGTCATTGAAGGCATTAAGGTTCCACATGGAGCAGCTGCTAGGTTTGATGTTTATGTGGCTAAACCTATGGAGGGTCAAGTAGGTCCAGATGTGGGAGAACTGGCTGGTAGTTTTGTGAACCTTCCCCATGCACACTACAAGTTTCATATCAAGAAGCCCAAGTCACGCCTTGAGCTTGGAATAATATCATTGGTGGAAGATATTGAGGCTGAATCCTCAGAAAAGTTGGTTGTTATCATTTTGCCTCGAATGGGAGAGGTGTGA
- the LOC100252162 gene encoding COP1-interacting protein 7 — MDSRAPLDYALFQLTPTRTRCDLVIFAAGGASEKLASGLVEPFLSHLKCAKEQIAKGGYSITLRSPPTAGAASWFTKATLQRFVRFVSTPEVLERFVTIEKEIVQIEGSVQLNETETEGNASAADENSKKSAASTKSKGEFNGTSDAVPEENSKARLQRVLETRKAVLCKEQAMAYARALVAGFELEYIDDLISFADAFGASRLRQACINFIELCKKKNEDRLWMDELAAMQACSRSELSYLGTSGIILAGEDNDPCQNLMINVHSAALSSVRPNGSIDAESTASHGSLDINQENSFPTSAHIPSTDAKGQAPMPWPNHLPQYMHSFQGPSFQQMPPYQGYLFPGRQVAPPYYPGSMQWPSNVEDSSFGREAEDRRYSESYSRKKEKFSRRKERESLEQDEYTEPSDSSSESDSDEHAQHKKKDSSVEQLHRKKHGKKSSRKVVIRNINYITSKRDGEKDGISQGNSSDEDDFINEASLKQHVEEASGSLERQQKRSSHHHKKRNGTKHPHNIDGSTAVVDSKGEKRNDSWDAFQNLLLRDREVSSKGLEPHPIQGQEEYSRTSFSFNLEREEVTKQRVVSSDSFVVTGRDTGNEGKTYIKNFEAGENAHLIKKRDSTYEELLFSEGMDGSGNSSRANLSDFATESSMIRSRKGGDWFIDNQPDTTANRDKSIGVKMFDGDSFHTEKNKKDILVDDSFMIQPQSIVNDQSNSHFGTDISMVADIAGATQHQNDASEISQDKLEAFSAHEPDDLYMVLDRDSAAEHVITSWTPEMDYVNNISSTEADRGPSDIETTGCIDDKLASNGKSTGSKNSGAPKEKASSKEARPKALGGSLVKSRSEIISRSKKPSPGSRNTIQKSKSEKEEDSRKKMEELMLQRQKRIAERSAANGFTPTSKKTPFSTKNEKLKTQSSTQESEKLHKPVLRSSTIDRLAAARTNQKAPSTQLRPGQPKKAAVKAHGAIATTLSQKAVGPENKKPGMNKVKSTNKKNDPKDLNGKLSTALDVPRKEDCKEASSTLPIRLTAAQATQPEPVDDYEDIKELHTTSSIEKNEGKVTSQGNTLDDKKCNGSSLNGDSSVPTEDHSARLDYLKGNINRASEASLVLPEDKTVSDIHVQVVPEITAHPLPASANKSSNTALNIEDRSAANKNFHVSTEISEIEISTPPPSNVLSPEPVHSRKKWDNVEDSPKATKGFRKLLLFGRKR, encoded by the exons ATGGACTCCAGGGCTCCTCTTGATTACGCTCTGTTTCAGCTCACTCCCACTAGGACaag ATGCGATTTGGTGATCTTTGCTGCGGGCGGTGCGAGCGAGAAGCTCGCCTCGGGCCTCGTGGAGCCGTTCCTTTCCCACCTCAAGTGCGCCAAAGAGCAGATTGCGAAAGGTGGGTACTCCATCACGCTTCGTTCGCCGCCCACAGCAGGCGCTGCCTCCTGGTTCACCAAAGCCACATTACAGAG GTTTGTGAGATTTGTAAGCACCCCCGAGGTTCTTGAGAGATTTGTGACAATAGAGAAGGAGATTGTGCAGATTGAGGGTTCAGTTCAATTAAATGAAACTGAGACAGAAG GAAATGCGTCAGCTGCTGACGAGAATTCTAAGAAGTCAGCTGCTTCCACTAAG TCAAAAGGTGAATTCAATGGAACCAGTGATGCTGTACCAGAAGAAAATTCCAA GGCTCGTCTTCAACGTGTTTTGGAAACTAGGAAAGCAGTACTCTGCAAAGAACAAGCAATGGCTTATGCTCGTGCTTTGGTCGCAGGGTTTGAATTGGAATACATCGATGACCTTATATCCTTTGCTGACGCATTTGGAGCTTCACGTTTAAG GCAAGCATGCATAAATTTCATCGAATTgtgtaagaaaaagaatgaagatAGACTATGGATGGATGAATTAGCAGCAATGCAGGCATGTTCTCGGTCAGAATTGTCATACCTGGGAACATCTGGAATCATACTTGCTGGTGAAGATAATGACCCTTGTCAAAATCTCATGATAAATGTTCACAGTGCTGCGCTCTCTAGCGTGAGGCCAAATGGCTCAATAGATGCAGAGTCCACTGCAAGTCATGGAAGTTTAGACATTAACCAAG AAAACAGCTTTCCGACTTCAGCTCATATACCATCAACAGATGCAAAAGGTCAAGCACCAATGCCATGGCCAAACCATCTTCCCCAGTACATGCACAGTTTTCAAGGTCCCTCATTTCAACAAATGCCCCCATATCAAGGGTACCTCTTCCCTGGTAGGCAAGTTGCTCCTCCATATTATCCAGGGAGTATGCAGTGGCCTTCAAATGTGGAAGATTCTAGTTTTGGTCGGGAAGCGGAGGATCGCCGATATAGTGAATCATATTCccgaaagaaagagaaattttcACGCAGAAAAGAACGGGAAAGTTTGGAACAGGATGAATACACTGAGCCCAGTGATTCCAGTTCTGAAAGTGATTCGGATGAGCATGCACAGCACAAGAAAAAGGATTCTTCAGTGGAACAGCTGCACAGAAAAAAGCATGGAAAGAAGTCCTCAAGAAAGGTTGTTATCCGCAATATTAATTACATTACTTCCAAGAGAGATGGAGAAAAGGATGGCATCTCACAGGGGAACTCGTCTGATGAGGATGATTTCATCAATGAAGCTTCCCTCAAACAGCACGTGGAGGAAGCTTCTGGGTCGTTAGAGAGACAACAAAAAAGGTCTTCACATCATCATAAGAAACGGAATGGGACCAAGCATCCCCACAACATAGATGGATCAACCGCTGTGGTTGATTCCAagggagaaaaaagaaatgacagCTGGGATGCTTTTCAGAACCTTCTTTTGAGAGACAGGGAGGTGAGTTCCAAAGGTTTAGAACCACATCCTATACAGGGTCAGGAGGAATATTCTAgaacttcattttcttttaacctGGAGCGGGAAGAAGTAACAAAACAACGAGTTGTTTCAAGTGATTCCTTTGTTGTGACTGGGAGAGATACAGGTAATGAAGGAAAAACCTACATCAAAAACTTCGAAGCTGGAGAAAACGCCCACCTAATTAAGAAAAGGGACAGCACATATGAGGAGTTGTTATTTTCAGAGGGAATGGATGGGTCAGGGAATTCTTCAAGGGCTAATTTATCTGATTTTGCAACTGAATCTTCCATGATTAGAAGCCGAAAAGGGGGAGATTGGTTTATTGATAACCAACCAGATACCACAGCAAATCGGGACAAAAGCATAGGCGTCAAAATGTTTGATGGTGATTCTTTCCACACtgagaaaaataagaaagacaTTCTAGTTGATGATTCTTTTATGATTCAACCTCAGTCAATAGTCAATGATCAATCAAATTCTCACTTTGGGACAGACATAAGCATGGTTGCAGACATTGCAGGAGCTACTCAACATCAAAATGACGCATCAGAAATTTCACAGGATAAGCTTGAAGCTTTTTCTGCTCATGAGCCAGATGACCTTTACATGGTGCTTGATCGTGATTCGGCTGCAGAGCATGTCATCACATCTTGGACTCCTGAAATGGATTATGTGAATAACATTTCTTCAACTGAAGCTGATAGAGGGCCCTCTGATATTGAAACAACTGGTTGCATTGATGATAAGCTGGCTTCTAATGGGAAGAGCACTGGCAGTAAAAACAGTGGAGCTCCCAAAGAAAAAGCTTCTAGTAAAGAAGCAAGGCCCAAAGCCTTGGGTGGATCTCTTGTGAAGAGCAGATCTGAAATTATATCAAGGAGCAAGAAACCATCTCCTGGAAGCAGAAACACAATTCAGAAGAGTAAATCTGAAAAG gaAGAAGAtagtagaaagaaaatggaagagttAATGCTTCAGCGTCAGAAGAGAATTGCAGAGAGAAGTGCTGCTAATGGATTCACTCCAACATCTAAGAAGACCCCATTTTCCACAAAAAATGAGAAGCTGAAAACCCAATCCTCAACTCAAGAATCAGAGAAATTACACAAGCCAGTGCTTAGAAGTTCCACCATTGATCGCCTAGCAGCTGCACGTACAAACCAGAAAGCACCATCAACTCAATTAAGACCTGGCCAACCTAAAAAGGCAGCAGTGAAGGCACATGGGGCTATTGCTACTACCTTATCACAGAAAGCTGTTGGACCCGAGAATAAGAAACCAGGCATGAACAAGGTCAAATCTACCAATAAGAAAAATGACCCAAAGGACTTAAATGGGAAGCTTTCGACTGCATTGGATGTGCCTAGGAAGGAGGATTGCAAGGAAGCCTCTTCAACACTTCCAATACGGTTAACTGCTGCTCAAGCAACTCAACCTGAGCCTGTTGATGATTATGAGGACATTAAGGAGTTGCATACTACCTCatcaattgaaaaaaatgaaggaaaggtTACTTCACAAGGAAACACTTTGGATGACAAGAAATGTAATGGGAGTTCGCTCAATGGGGACTCATCTGTGCCTACTGAAGATCACTCTGCACGGCTTGATTACTTAAAAGGTAACATCAACCGAGCATCTGAAGCATCCCTAGTTCTTCCTGAAGACAAAACAGTTTCTGATATTCATGTTCAAGTTGTTCCTGAAATAACTGCACATCCTCTGCCAGCATCAGCTAACAAATCTTCGAATACTGCTTTGAACATTGAGGATCGCAGTGCagcaaataaaaattttcatgtctCAACTGAAATTTCTGAGATAGAAATCTCAACCCCACCACCTAGTAATGTGTTGAGCCCAGAACCAGTCCACTCCAGGAAGAAATGGGACAATGTTGAAGACTCTCCTAAAGCTACCAAAGGATTTAGAAAGCTTCTCTTGTTTGGTCGGAAAAGATGA
- the LOC100265926 gene encoding protein EPIDERMAL PATTERNING FACTOR 1 translates to MAIKTSICIAAVLVIDLLLVLPVPAKRIALLRSNDDPEDSMVMKLNSINGEMARKMRLLMRRADTLEDAGSSLPDCSHACGSCSPCRLVMVSFVCASLAEAETCPISYKCMCNSKSYPVP, encoded by the exons ATGGCCATTAAGACTTCCATCTGCATTGCAGCGGTCCTTGTCATTGATCTCCTTCTAGTTCTCCCCGTGCCCGCCAAGCGCATCGCTCTCCTTAGGTCAA ATGATGACCCTGAAGATAGTATGGTGATGAAACTCAATTCCATTAACGGGGAGATGGCCAGAAAAATGAGGCTGCTGATGAGGAGGGCTGATACGCTTGAAGACGCAGGCTCAAGCTTGCCTGATTGCTCTCATGCTTGTGGGTCGTGCTCTCCTTGCCGATTAGTCATGGTCAGCTTTGTCTGCGCCTCGTTGGCTGAAGCGGAGACATGCCCTATATCCTATAAATGTATGTGTAATAGCAAGTCCTATCCTGTTCCATGA
- the LOC100257284 gene encoding probable 2' cyclic ADP-D-ribose synthase BdTIR, translating to MMLQRRIMSSRQSCDVFINHRGIDTKRTVATLLYDHLTMLNMRPFLDNKTMKPGDKLFDKIDSAIRGCKIGVAVFSPHYCESYFCLHELALFMESNKKVIPIFCDVKPSQLRVVDNGSCSQNELQRFNRALEEAKYTVGLSFDSLKGNWSEVVTSASDIVIKSLIELENERKVRQ from the exons ATGATGTTGCAGCGCCGAATTATGAGCAGCCGGCAGTCGTGCGACGTCTTCATTAACCACCGAGGCATCGACACCAAGAGAACAGTGGCGACCTTGCTCTATGACCACCTCACAATGCTCAACATGAGGCCTTTCCTGGACAACAAGACGATGAAGCCGGGGGACAAGCTGTTTGATAAAATCGACAGTGCGATTCGGGGTTGTAAGATCGGCGTGGCCGTCTTTTCCCCGCATTATTGCGAGTCATACTTCTGCCTCCATGAACTGGCTCTGTTCATGGAGTCCAACAAGAAGGTTATCCCCATCTTCTGCGATGTCAAGCCCTCCCAGCTTCGGGTGGTCGACAATGGAAGTTGCTCCCAGAATGAGTTGCAGAGGTTTAACCGAGCTCTGGAAGAAGCCAAGTACACCGTGGGGCTATCCTTCGACTCCTTAAAAGG GAACTGGTCTGAGGTGGTGACAAGCGCTTCCGACATAGTGATCAAGAGCTTGATAGAGCTTGAAAATGAGCGGAAGGTACGCCAGTGA